The Anomaloglossus baeobatrachus isolate aAnoBae1 chromosome 4, aAnoBae1.hap1, whole genome shotgun sequence genome contains the following window.
cgctgatgctgcccacctcctgaacacgctcataatgagcggcggtcgtcaGCAACTGTTTGCaatggaagattctgcagggctggtggaggtgagtatgtttttttttttattttaaaatcatgacacgtgtttctccggcgcatgttacatgggaccgcatccacactacatccgtgtggtacgagtgtgggccgcgtgacacccgtgatgccggagaaaaacggacatgtcggcgtgagaaacacacggacacacgtcagTATGGAACGGAAACACGTTCCattcaaaaatacttacgtgtgtccaatacattaggaatacattggtccacgtgtgtacgtgcctccggtacgtgagaCAACTGTCAaatacgtaccggaggcacgaacgtgtgacagaggcctaagaatgggtcttcagtagagatgagcgaaccggtcgtggttcggctcgagttcggttcgtcgaaaggaggtcccgttcgagttcggttcgtcgaactttcgacgaaccaaactcgaacctataggatataatgggaggcaatcacaaacacataaaaatgcatgataaatgtacacaaacagttaataaacattgccataacacttaccggtccccgcgatccctcctgcactctgtctcctgccgctattccatccgatgatcgctgaatcctcccggtgaccagcactgccagcagtgatgcaggacctatcgtgacgtcaaaatagccatgtgaccagtcacgtggctattatctcattggctacagactggtcacatgactatgacgcgtcatgtaggacctgcgagtgcatctctccggtacacggtgcacatttgtgtatcgccgtgtaccggcgacatgctctagcacacggtcgactccccgttccgttagggaccggctgacacagccggtcattaacggagatcaccgttgccatagcaacgcagttagcggtgacgtcaccgctaaccgcggctccgggagcaccgttgctatggtaacgtgcctgtcagcgttaccgctgacagccagcagcactgatcactcacggagtgaaggctgtacgctgcttccctgaaggctgcacggggagcagcagcgtcttcccccattcagagctgcatttgttgaacgagaaagacagaagaccatggatcgtggagggctgacagggggtaataaagatggagtctctaatgtgtctgtgtatttatttctattaaagtattttttctctgtgtggtgtttttttttaaccctttattggagattcttaatggccgggtcaaacgtgcctgacattaagaatctctggcttaatactggctagtaaaacaaagccagtattaactcatgattacccaacaagccacccggctccagggctgttggaagagttggatacagcgccagatgcagctggtgattggaatccgcagcacaggttggcctgagctttctgggccccactgctgcgaattgcagtctgcagccgcctcagaaaatggcactttcatagaagcgccatcttctggcgctgtatccaactcttccagcacctgcctactatacctggctagcatacaaaaatatggcgaagctgacatcctttttttgtagttttttggcaaaaaaaataaaaaatgcttccctggattttccattgccagtgaaggtaacagtgggggttagcagccagtagctgcttggattacccttacttagcaatacaaaaaatgcagcgggagcccatatatattttttttaattatttatttaaataactaaaaacaaaatgggcttccttgtattttgattgctggacatcacagtgctgtaaaaataaatctttaaaaaaaatgacgtagcgctccgcggtatttttgattctcagcgcagataaagcagagagctatgggttgccacccccatctgcctgccgttaccttggttggcaatcaaaatacagggaagcccattcattttttctatttaaaaaatagttaaaaaaaaaatgacgttgggtccccccatttttgatagccagctagggtaaagcagacagctgtagcctgaaaaccacagctggcagctttaccgtggttggggatccaatgtggaggtccccccaggctctttttttataattattttataaatattaataattacacaaaaaaagtagggtcccccccaaattggatcaccagccaaggtaaagcggagagctgtggtctggtattctcagggtgggaaggtccatagttattgagccttcacagcctaaaaatagcaggccgcaggcaccccagacgtggtgcatccactagatgcgccaatcctggcttttcaccccagctcatcccgtgccctggtacagtggcaaacggggtaataaatcgggttgatactagctgtaaggtcacctgacatcaagcccagcagtttgttatgtcatggcgtctattagatacccaacatcataaactgtcagtactaacaaaaaaaaaaatcgacaaaggaaatttatttgaaaaaacagtccccaaaacatttcctctttcacaaaattaattgtaagaaaaaaaataaaggggtcccacgatgactctggaccgtctagaatatgggggggagacactcagggaatgtatcccccattttctaggagtgcagacccttcatgtgaggagtgtgggtgcaatgaatctgcactcactctccccgggtccacagcagcagagtccatgtcgtaatggttgctaccaaagctgcaatgccctgctcatgatgtaagggcatgcctaatcaggagaactattctacatttccaaatattggtatttgctgatattattgctattccacctactatgtattggggataggatcttggagatggaatacccctttaagtccagttatccagctgaatgaatacttaacaacagagctcgctatttagatgtgttttcttgtggcgtataacggactctcatgtttggtagtcgttcagcaggaaaactataaaagcaaatccctccatttggaaatgtagtatatagctctcctgatcaattatgttccttaattCATGAGCAGGgctttgcagtaataataataatttattcatttatatagcgttattaattccatagcgctgtatgtctttggagtgtgggaggaaaccggagtacccggaggaaacccatgcaaacacggggagaacatacaaactccttgcagatggtgtccttggtgagaattgaacccaggacctcagcactgcaagactgcagtgctaaccactgagccaccgtgccacccatttagcttacagatgcataaccaccactcactgtgtctgaacacaggaagctgagctgacagccgctctgtgcatgcggcagtgtctattgtgaaggagagggccgtggggggatcaacgctgcacaggtacagtgggacaccggggaacaccggtggggttataggggctgacctggcagggcctggggaggagttttctgccgcatgtgtcatggcacatgcgacagaaatcagaggagtagggtgaatgcggccggcgcgctgctgtgcgcgcggccatcttggatttctgggagggcatcagggggggcactttggcgacaccgggggtccggaggggaccggggaggagatttatcatgtttgttcatgccagatgggagataaataattgtttaccggcgctgtcatttactgtaacgtgatcatcggtgtacggtgtatacctgtgatcacgtgagcggggaccggaaaaaccgtcctgaatcatgatctccagggtctcagctagccctgaaaccccggagattttctgacgctggggggcgttattcacttatttctgcctgctgtttataaacggcagatcagaataaggctacattaacacaaccgatccatttttgcggtctgcaaaaaacagtccgttttttgtcacgggtgcatccatgtggcatccgtttccattccgtagacggtccgtatgtcatctgtttgtcatccgtgtgccttccgttttttttgtgtactgcaaaaatctgaaggagggtaaatgcataaatttacccaggatccatagcttcatcctacatgaggcggtcacatgttcactccagtgccattttctactgcttttcacagcgtagagcgctctggtaattttcttgtgcttgtgcacttcatatcagtcttttctgtcattataatggcagaaagacacatcatgtcccactctcctgcattttgtaattttgcaccctttggtgcctttcatgtggcactaaggggtgcttagctttgtatttagccaaaaaaatgaaaaaaaaaaatgacgtagggttccccctatttttgtagccagctagggtaaagcagacggctgcagcctgcagaccacagctggcaacctcaccttggctggtaatccaaaactgagggcaccccacgctgttattttaaattaaataaataattttaaaaaaaaccacataggggtccccccaaaattggatcaccagccaaggtaaagcagacagctggggtctgatattctcagactagggaggtccatggttattggactctccccagcctaaaaatggcaggccgcagccgtcccagaagtggcgcatccattacatgtgccaatcctggtgcttcgccccagctcatcccgcgccctggtgcggtggcaaacggggtaatatatggggttaataccagatgtgtaatgtcacctggcatcaggccctggggttggtgaggtcaggcgtctatcagatacccgacatcaccaacccagtcagttataaaaaaaaatagacgacaaacacatttttatttgaaaaaatactccccaaaacattccctctttaaccaatttattagaaagacaaacaaatccaggtctggtgtaatccaaggggttgccatgacgatccacactgtccgagtcaatgaagagcaggatgttccccgttggctgggagagcagtgcagtgacctgagctaacatcaatgggtcagcccaggtcactgcagggggatgacaagtgctgctgtcagcaaggtacattacctgcgctgatctcctgcactgccgacagcacctgtcactgagttcaatgaccgccgccttcacagccaagtatcgcgagaggcccgtgacgtcaccgctagtcagtctcgggtcggaagcgagagaaggtgatgtgacaagcggcggccatggaggacagtgacagcgctgaggtcgggacttcatcaccgcaggtaagccgagcgggaccatgtgtgcagagtgccaggaggtcgtcagtgtcgtggactgcatggctggggacgtgtgtgtgtgtgtgtgtgtgtgtatgtatgtgtacatgccgcgtgcaggagggggcggagcgagctgagcggggaagtgtgggcttcctgcacgtaactaggataaacattgggttactaaccaaagcgctttgcttggatacccgatgtttatcttggttaccagcttctggcaggctgccagcgatggctcctgcacactgtagctgtaaaaagccatgctttttgctgctagaaccgttctcgaacgtatctagaactatcgagctttagcaaaaagctcgagttctagttctatctagaacagcccccaaaatcactcgaaccgcgaactggagaacctcgaaccgtgaaccgcgctcaactctagtcttcagtgctgctggtagtGTCCTGCTGGAAAAGTGCATCTGGctatcccctgaaagtgtagatctCCGATGACTTATCCACCCTAGTCGCAAACTATGCAGACCaggtgatggtgtagttttcagtgtgctgcattgatctcacgtcattgcagtctgtgacacctttatCGTGGCTTCTGTGGTTTCTGTTGCTACTgttgctgatgttactaacaagtgccttgaAAGACATATTTTACAGTCTATTTAAAGTCTGTACAAATACTTATCACAGCACCATATATGTATATCGCTGATAACTTTCATATCTGTATGTTATATTAGCAGTGATTATATCTTTGGAGTACCATTAAATGTGAACCGCAGGTGTCTTTGCTTCAGAATGAACCTGTATAGTCTATATACTCATTTAATTCTGCTGGgcttaagggggttttacacgcaatgacatatctaatgatatttcgtcggggtcacggaattcgtgacgcacatccggcgtcgttagcgacttcgttgcttgtaacagctctgagcgagtgctaatgatcaaacatactcacctaattgttgatcgttgacacgtcattcattttcaaaatctcgttggtcgttgtggactcaggttgttcgtcgttcctgaggcagcacacatcgctatgtgtgacaccaaattttgcgcaaaatgtaataacaggctatcaaaacatagcatctgcgcaaaaatggcaccattagaaatgtcagctcgaggcacaaataataagccatcaatgagccatagatccagaaaaattaaatcgctatgggttttggaaaatggcgcaaaacgtgcgccactctttttggacaggcttgtgaattttctttaaccccttaaatacaagtaaacctattaatgtttggtgtctacaaacttgcaccgatatcaggcatcacatccacacatcagttttaccatatagtgaaaacggtgcataaaatatcccaaaaacgattgtgcgatcacactttttttgcaatttttccgcacttggaatttcttgccattttgcagtacactatatggtaaaacttatggtttcatttaaaactacaactcgtcccgcaaacaacaagctcttatatggcaagattgacggaaaaataaaaaagttacggctctcggaagaaagagaggaaaaaaaaaagcggaaaaacgcaaaatgcccgggggctgaaggggttaagaagggtgtgtcattggctgtagctgaataatggtaactccagctggaagacacacgccacctacagtcagccagtggtactgaagatcccaaggaaacccagcccagtggatgagcggagcgagcgcaaaccggcgccgctggcatcgactcctctcccatcaccagcactatctgtGGCagaaacacggcatcgcctggagaTCAAAGTATAATTCGCTGGATTGGACTCCGGTGGTGGCGTAACAGTAGGGAGCTGAAGAGGTTAATTAATTGGTTAACTGATTATACACTTATGTTATGGCTTTAAAAGAAGACAATAGAGGTCTCTGTATTTTTTGTGTACCTGATGAAGAAAGCAGTCTGCTCTAGAAACGCCATGCTTTAAATAATAAATTCTGATTTTGTTCAAGTGGAGAGACAACGCCTCTAGATCGTCAGTTTTGTTCACATCTTCTGAATTTCCATCCCTGTTTGGGGCGTGATGAGGAGTGCAGCAGTCTACCCTCACAGGAGTTGTGCCTGTGATTGTGCAACCCTCTCAGGTGAACCTGGCCATCATCTGCCTCCAATACCACAGTCTGAGCAGGGTCACACATGGCAGCGCCTTTGCTCTTTTTTCTTGCTTGAGTCAGGATTGGTAAGTAACAAGAGCAGAGCATTACTTGAGAAACGTATTGCAGACTCACTTTAGCTTTGTCCTATCTTTGGTTAGGTCCTTCCACCTATGAGTATAGAGCAATGCCGACTCATTCCTTGGACAAAGAATGTTCCGAACTCAACATATCAAAGACCGTATCTGATCAACATATTGGCCTGTGCTCCATCCAAGTGTGGGAAACTTTCATCAGAAGAGGACCGATTGTTTAACTCAAGATTTCATATCACATGTCATTTTTAAAAAACTTTCTCAATATTTCTTCATTAATTATGGTCTTGCAATGTTCACAccggacactggggcttttctatgATCATATTTCCAGAACTAAAATTTCTCTGTATTTTTTCTCAACGCGTGGGAGATATCATTAGATTTTGCCAATTGTATTCTAAATTATTCTCAGCGGCTTTACAATTAATTTCTGGATGCTTTTATTAATAATCTCATAAGATTTTCTTAGCTATAAAGCCAGGTCCCTCACTGCAGCATTGTTTTTTCAGGAGAGATTCTGTAAGGAATGACATAACATTTGCTTAAGAAAATGCTTATTTTTTCTTCAGCAACTAAAACGTAAGATTTTGGGATTTTGATCTTGGTGGTTAAAGTGTTATATTCGGCTACTGAATATTTGGATGTGATGCGTTAAACTGGGTGAAATCCCAACAAAAATAGTAAAAATCATCTGAAATTCAAGGACCTGTTAAGTCATTACCATCATATCCTAATTTCTAGGCTGTTGGATGATGATTTCTTATGATACAATTCTCACTTGAATAGAGAATCATTGAGTTACAATCCATTTGGTGCCGCTTTGGCaaatggcggtgggtataataatTGGAATGTCTAAGTCCGGGTGGAAATCAAGGTGGAATCATTAGGAGAATGAACCAAATTAAATAAAGGATTAATGAGTAAATGGACCAAGGGTCAAAATCTAGACACCAGTCCACCAGTTGGAGGACCCTGGAAGAGTCCTCCTCAAAACAAAGCTTTCTAAGCTACTGTTGGATCTAGGCAAAATGTTCTTATTTCTTTTTTAGTTTGTCCCAAAGCAAGAAAATTGTGAATCATAATTATATGACtataattataaaatattataTTGTTCATAAAATGTTCCAGGTTCTTCTCTCTTAATGTGCTATTCCCCATGTAGCTGGGTTACGTGATAACTAGGGTTGGTTTAGGAGCTCCAGTCCCTCATATGTTCATAATTTTAACTATTGTATTTATTTTACAGTTTTTAAGGATGATTCCAGGACAGAATCTGTCATCGGTCAATGAGTTCTTCATTGTGGGCTTCGAGCATCTACAGAGTTTCCGGATTATTCTCTTTCTACTTCTTCTTCTGATCTACACGGCCATCTTAGCTGGAAACCTATTGATCATCCTACTGGTATCAACCACGGCTTGTCTCCAGATCCCAATGTACTTATTCCTCAGTCAGTTATCCTTATCAGACATTGTACTCACCTCAGCCATTTGCCCAAATACTCTTCTTGTCATTTTTAATGATGGCTCCACCATCTCGAAGGTTGGCTGCATGACTCAGTTATTTACATTTTCAATATCCATGGTAACTGAGTGTCTTCTTCTAACGGTCATGTCCTATGATAGATATGTCGCCATCTGTAAACCAATGCATTATGTTACCACTGTAACTATTACTTTTTGCCTCAGGTTAATTTTCCTTTGTTGGGCTTTCggttctcttttggccatctttgccaCTGCCTTGATCTCACGTCTTGACTACTGTGGCTCAAATGTTGTTTTAAATCATTTCTTCTGTGATTATGGACCTCTTTTGCAACTCTCCTGCTCAGATACATCTAATCTGGAAACAATAGTAGTAATTATGACCACACATGAATTGACCATCGAAACCATGTTCATCTTCTCCACCTATGTTCGCATTGTTCGCTCTATACAGAAAATATCAGCCACAGGTAAGGAGAAAGCCTTCTCCACGTGCTCCTCCCATCTGACTGTAGTTTGCATGTGTTTTGGATCACTCATTGCCATCTATGTGTCTCCATATGGTAAACAAACATCAACCATCAACAAAATCCTATCCTTACTCTACACCGTGGTGACTCCATTATTAAATCCCATCATCTACAGCCTGAAGAACCGAGAAATTAGGATCATCATCGTGAAACGATTCAACCAGCTGAGGCAAATCTTATCATCAAGTCACCGATTCCCAGAACCCAGAAGAATAGCGGAAATGAGATGAAGACcaactggatcaacatgttaggctacgggttgaactagatggacttagggcggctttgc
Protein-coding sequences here:
- the LOC142303034 gene encoding olfactory receptor 6N1-like, with the translated sequence MGRERRTTKESTVYLKFALPEDLNFQPVAFKAAAMAALKSNGKVSIQQCASCSSSSQEHCKGPSTYEYRAMPTHSLDKECSELNISKTVSDQHIGLCSIQFLRMIPGQNLSSVNEFFIVGFEHLQSFRIILFLLLLLIYTAILAGNLLIILLVSTTACLQIPMYLFLSQLSLSDIVLTSAICPNTLLVIFNDGSTISKVGCMTQLFTFSISMVTECLLLTVMSYDRYVAICKPMHYVTTVTITFCLRLIFLCWAFGSLLAIFATALISRLDYCGSNVVLNHFFCDYGPLLQLSCSDTSNLETIVVIMTTHELTIETMFIFSTYVRIVRSIQKISATGKEKAFSTCSSHLTVVCMCFGSLIAIYVSPYGKQTSTINKILSLLYTVVTPLLNPIIYSLKNREIRIIIVKRFNQLRQILSSSHRFPEPRRIAEMR